Below is a window of Syntrophorhabdaceae bacterium DNA.
GATTTCTCTATACCAATCGCGACACCGTTTCGATCGGTATCGTGGCGGGTATCCAGGGGTTGATGAAGAAGGATCCGCCCATAGAGGCGCATACCCTGATGGATGCATTTAAAGAAAAGTACGAAATCAAAAGACTCCTTGACGGCGGCAGTCTCGTTGAATATTCCGCCCATATCATACCGGAAGGCGGTTACAAAGGGATCTCGAAGCTTTACGGGAACGGTATCGTTGTGGTTGGCGACGCAGCGGGATTTGCCCTGAATATGGGGGTGACGGTGAGGGGCATGGAATTTGCCATCGCATCGGGGATCATCGCGGCCGATACGATCACCGGAGCAAAAGAGGCGAACGATTTCACCGCAAAGACCCTTTCCGGCTACGAGAAACGTTTACAGGAGACCTTTGTGCTGAAGGACCTTGCTGCCTGCGAGGGTATGCCGGAGTTTCTCGATAACGAGTCCTTTTTCAGCTACTACCCGGATACCTTTACCGGTTTTCTCGATAAGATCATGTGGTTCGGGGACGGGCCCAAAGAGAAGATAGGCGCCACCCTATGGAAAGAACTGAAGGCATCCGGTATGTTGAGCTTCAAGCGGCTTAAAGAACTATACAACATCAGGAAGATCTGAGGTGCATGTAATGAGGATTGACGAGAAACTTGCCCTTGATGCGTTTAAAACGGACAAAGAAAGCCATATTATCATTAAACATGAGATATGCAGGAAGCAGTGCACAACGAAGCCCTGTCTTTTTATATGTCCCGGTCATCTCTACTCATATAACGAAGAGCTCGATGAGATCGTCGTGGAATTTGCCGGCTGCCTTGAGTGCGGAACCTGCATGGTTGCCTGTAAAGAGGGCGCCATAGAATGGGGCTACCCGAAGGGAGAGTACGGCGTCCAGTATCGCTACGGCTAAACCGTTAATCGTATTTCGTATATCGTAGATCGCAGTGCAAAGAAGAACATTCGGCGTTGGGCGTGGTGCGTTCGGCGAGGAATACGGCTGATAGCTCATGGCGAAAAACCCGTAAGTGGTAAGGTGTAAGTCGTAAGGGGTTTAATCGCCTAACGTCTAACGCCTTACGATTCACAGCCTTCATACTGACGGCTGTGTGCTGTCTGCTGACGACTGCATTTGAATGGGATTGCCGCGCTTCGCTCGCAATGACACATTTACCTTTTCACTTTTCACCTTTCACTTTTCACAGGTGTTCTCCCCTTACGACTTACAGGTTTTTCGATATACGATATACGAACGACGATATACGATATACTGCATTATATGATATGATATCGTTCCATGAATATCGTTACGGCAAAAGGACTGACGAAGGACTTCAACGGCTTGCGGGCCGTCGATTCCGTTGACTTTGAGATCCGAAAGGGTGAGTGCTTCGGTTTCCTTGGTCCTAATGGCGCAGGCAAAACGACGGTCATGCGGGTGCTCTATTGTTTCATTGAGCCGACCTCAGGTGATGTGAAGGTCTTTGACCTCAACGTAAAGGATGAGCCGAGCCTCATAAAATCACGGCTGGGGGTGATGCCCCAGGAGGAGAACCTCGACCTCGAGCTCTCTGTCATCGAAAACCTGATTGTCTATGCAAGGTATTTTGATATCCCGAAGAATACGTCATTGGCTATTGCTACAGAGCTTCTTTCGTACGTCGAGTTGAGCGGAAAGGCCAACGTAAGCATAAAGAACCTTTCGGGAGGGATGAAGAGGAGCCTCCTCCTTGCAAGGGCTTTATTGAACGGGCCGGAGCTCCTTATCCTCGATGAACCGACAACAGGACTCGACCCACACACGAGGCAGGTGGTGTGGAAGAAGCTGAATGATCTGAAGGCGCGGGACACGACGCTGATCCTTACCACGCACTATATGGAGGAGGCCGACAGGCTCTGCGACAGGGCGGCTATTATGGATCAGGGCAAGATCATTACCATCGATTCCCCTGAACGCCTGAAAGAAAAACATGGCGGGAACCTCGAAGAGGTCTATCTTAAACTCACAGGAAGATTGCTTGAAGATTAAAAGGGCGATGCGGGTCTGGCAAAGACATTTTTCCGTCTACACGAAACTTTACAAGTCGAGCATTGCACTCAACTTTATTGAGCCCGTCCTTTACCTTGTCGCCCTCGGGTTCGGACTCGGGGCCTTTGTAAAGGAGGTGCACGGGAAACCCTATATCCAGTTTATCGCCCCCGGTATTATTGCCTCGTCCTCGATGTTTGCCGCGACGTATGAATCCACGTACGGCACCTATGTGCGGATGACCTTTCAGAAGACCTTTGACGCGATCCTTTCGACCCCTGTCAATATCGATGACCTTGTAGCGGGGGAGTTGATATGGGCCGCCACAAAAAGTGTTTTTTACGGCGCCATCATCATTGCGGCGATCAGCGTTTTCGGTCTTGTGGAATCCCCGTTGGTAATCACGCTTCTGCCTGTTCTCTTCGTGAGCGGCCTGATCTTTGCGGAGATATCGATGGCATGTGTCGCCGTTGTGCCCGGGATCGATTCTCTGAACTATTTTTATACCCTATTCATGACGCCCATGTTCCTCTTCTCGGGCATCTTTTTCCCCCTTGACGCACTGCCGCCCTTTGTCTCCTATATCGCTTACTTTACGCCGCTTTTTCATCTTACGAACATCTGCAGGTCCTTTGCCGCGGGGGACGTCTCCAGCGTAGCGGGCGATATCCTGTGGCTCTGTATCGCCCTTCTCGTCCTGATCCCTTTACCTTTCCGGTTGATGAAAAGAAGAATAGTGAGATAGCCAACAGCGACCAGCTATCAGCACACAGCCGTCAGCGTCGATTATCGATAATCGATCATCGAGTATCGAGCGACCAGCATCGAGTATCCAGCGGCCAGTATCTGGTCTCTCACTCCTCACAGGGTTCCTCGCCGAACACCGGCGACCCGCAAGCGGGTACCCCGACGCCGAACGGTTTTTTTATCTACGATATACGATATACGAAATACGATATACGATATACTATTCATTATCGGCTGCTTTTACGAGTCTGAGACAGATCCTTTCGATGATATCCTCTATTAATGAAGGATCGGCGCTGAAATTATTTATCAGTATTGCAAAGGCCAGTCTCTCGCCGCCCCCTGTTGTCATATAACCAGAAAGGTTCCGGACGTGGTTCATCGAGCCTGTTTTGCCTCTCAGGTTGCCCCGAAGGGGAGGGGACTGCATCCTTCTCTTCAAGGTGCCGTCCATGCCTGCTATGGCGAGGGAATCATAGAATACACCGAAGTATCGGCTCCGCGCCATGTAATCAAGCAGCACCACGATGCCTTTTGGCGTGACGAGGTTGTACCTGGAGAGTCCGGAGCCATCGACAATGGAGAGATCAGCGGTGTCCATACCAATTGTTTCCATGTATTCTTTAATGGCTGTTGTGGACGCTGTCTGGCTCCCTTCGCCCTTTTGCATCTTCCCTATGGTCAGGAAGAGCTGTTCGGCAGCAAAATTGCTGCTTCTCTTGTTGATGACCTTGATAATCTCAGAAAGCCCCGGTGACCTGTATATTGCCACGGTCGTCCCCCTGACCTCACGGGAGACCTCACCCTGCTGCCCGCAATCTATGCGTCCATGAAGGGAGACGCCTCTTTGTGCCAGTATTTCTTTGAAGATGAGACCTCCGTAACAGGCAGGCCTTTCCACTGAGACCATTACCCTGTATTCGGGATGGTTCATGGGCAGACCCCCGGAGATGGTTATTGTATTCGTACAGGGTTTTTTTCCGATAGATATGTCATCCATGCCTTCCTTATGGCCTGTTTTTGCTTTATTTACGATGACAAGATTGCCGGAACCCGGCTCGACGCGTACGGTAACGGGATCGCCGGCATAATTGCCCGGCGCGACAACGACGGCAACGCAATTGTTGTTGAAGGAAAAGGAGTCGTTCGAGGCCGAATAGCAGAAAAGCTCATCGTCCCAGCTCCAGCCCGGCCCGAGGGGAGTTGCACGGAAGAAGGAGTTATCGACGACGATATTGCCCGTTATTGACCGGATACCTGACTGTTTCAGGGCTTCCGCCCAATCCTCGAAGACCTTTGTCGGATTGCCATCATGGAAGTACCCTGAGATCGTGGGGTCGCCGGAGCCGACGACTATCAGGTCGCCTTTC
It encodes the following:
- a CDS encoding 4Fe-4S dicluster domain-containing protein; translated protein: MRIDEKLALDAFKTDKESHIIIKHEICRKQCTTKPCLFICPGHLYSYNEELDEIVVEFAGCLECGTCMVACKEGAIEWGYPKGEYGVQYRYG
- a CDS encoding ABC transporter ATP-binding protein, with the translated sequence MNIVTAKGLTKDFNGLRAVDSVDFEIRKGECFGFLGPNGAGKTTVMRVLYCFIEPTSGDVKVFDLNVKDEPSLIKSRLGVMPQEENLDLELSVIENLIVYARYFDIPKNTSLAIATELLSYVELSGKANVSIKNLSGGMKRSLLLARALLNGPELLILDEPTTGLDPHTRQVVWKKLNDLKARDTTLILTTHYMEEADRLCDRAAIMDQGKIITIDSPERLKEKHGGNLEEVYLKLTGRLLED
- a CDS encoding ABC transporter permease codes for the protein MKIKRAMRVWQRHFSVYTKLYKSSIALNFIEPVLYLVALGFGLGAFVKEVHGKPYIQFIAPGIIASSSMFAATYESTYGTYVRMTFQKTFDAILSTPVNIDDLVAGELIWAATKSVFYGAIIIAAISVFGLVESPLVITLLPVLFVSGLIFAEISMACVAVVPGIDSLNYFYTLFMTPMFLFSGIFFPLDALPPFVSYIAYFTPLFHLTNICRSFAAGDVSSVAGDILWLCIALLVLIPLPFRLMKRRIVR
- the dacB gene encoding D-alanyl-D-alanine carboxypeptidase/D-alanyl-D-alanine-endopeptidase, with protein sequence MIILPALKRPFHLICILILSISFYSCASTPQHVPPSASGSLKRDLTELLKEDVLRSSHIGIEIKSMDRNEVLFSYNAGQRFIPASDVKLFTVAAGLAYLTPDFVYETRLMQHGVVESGVLKGDLIVVGSGDPTISGYFHDGNPTKVFEDWAEALKQSGIRSITGNIVVDNSFFRATPLGPGWSWDDELFCYSASNDSFSFNNNCVAVVVAPGNYAGDPVTVRVEPGSGNLVIVNKAKTGHKEGMDDISIGKKPCTNTITISGGLPMNHPEYRVMVSVERPACYGGLIFKEILAQRGVSLHGRIDCGQQGEVSREVRGTTVAIYRSPGLSEIIKVINKRSSNFAAEQLFLTIGKMQKGEGSQTASTTAIKEYMETIGMDTADLSIVDGSGLSRYNLVTPKGIVVLLDYMARSRYFGVFYDSLAIAGMDGTLKRRMQSPPLRGNLRGKTGSMNHVRNLSGYMTTGGGERLAFAILINNFSADPSLIEDIIERICLRLVKAADNE